ATACAATTTTTGTATATGATATAACGCGTAGCGTTGAAGCGCACAGATGGCTTGTGCAAATGTTTAATACCGTCGGTGATACGCAGCGCGCAGCACGGGAATACACCCGCCTGCGCGAGCTTGGACAGATGAAAGGATAACAGTTATATGGAAAATACCAAGAAAAAAGTGTTAATACTGACAGCCAGTTACGGCAGCGGGCATAATGCCGCAGCAAAGGGTTTACTCAAAGCATTTGGCGACGTTTTCCCGAATGAGATTGACGCTGAAATCATTGACCTCACAAAAGTAGGTAACCCCAAAGCTACAAAACTATGGATGTCTTTATACGAGACAGCAATGCTCAGATATATACGCTTATGGGACTCTCTCCTGCATTTTACTGATACTTTCCAGGGCGCTACACGGTTTTTTGATATGATCTCACACGCATCGTATGGTGATATGGAAGAAGTATTAGAACAAAAAAAACCTGATATCTTTGTGTCAGTCCATCCATACTGGACACCGTTTATTACTAAGTACAACGCTAAGTACGGGAAAGAACACAGGCTTATTGAAATCGTTACTGATTCCATAGCAGTCCACTGTTCGTGGTATCTTCAGATGCCGGATTTTTATATCGTCCCGAATGAAGAAACTAAGGAAGTAATGATAAAAAAAGATGTCCCGGATAATATTATCCGCACCTACGGCTTCCCTGTAAATACGTTACTGGGCAAACCCGTCGACAAAATAAAGATGCTGGCTGACCTTGGCTTACAAGCCGAACGCACAACGTTTATGGTAAACTTCGGCCTTGGGGAGATAGGAAATATCCGTAAATTATTTGAGTTTATTGTCACACAGAAAGACAAAAAAGTGCAGGTAATCGCTATCTGCGGAAAACGCGATGATATATACAAACAACTTTCCGCACGGAAGTACGATATCCCGGTAAAAATAATCGGGTGGACCGATAAAATGTACGATTTCCTGCGTCTAAGCGATATTGTGATCTCAAAATCCGGCGGTGCGATTGTTATGGAAAGCATTGCCGCGGGGAAACCTATCCTTAACCCCGAGTTCAGCCCGTATCAGGAACAGGGTAACAGTGCGTTATTACTAAAATACAACGCCGGATATCTTCAGCCTAATATAAACAAAATGTTAGCTTTCGTAAAAGAAATCGTGGATAACCCGGCAAAAGCTGTAGCGTTGCAGAACGGTGCAAAAAAGTTGTCAAACCCCTTTGCTGCGGAAAACATTGCAAAGTTTGTGTATGAACTCCTCTCCACCCGCTAATCCCGCAGGGCTTGAGTTTGAGAAAGGGTTAGCACACGCTTATTTCCGGTGGGATAATTTTGTATGGAATGAAGCTCTGGGTATACTACTGAACTACCGCAACGATACTTTGCTTGTAAGCTACAAAATCAAACGTACTGTACTCCAAAACATAAGGTTTTTACATGAACTTGCGCATACCTCACCTGCGGGACACATTATTACCGACCTTTACCAAAACGCAATGCGCCGTGCGGATGAAAAACGTTACTCCGACGCTATTATACGCCTGAACCGCATAAATTCGGTACTAACATCCTCATTCAAAACAGCGGTGAACGAAAAAACAGGAGAAATCACAAATCTTTGCGCTAACAATATCCTTATTTCCGGAAATAAAACGGGGGATAAACACAGGTTTGAAGTTATCCAAAGAAAAGTTTTGGGCTTATGCCGTGAAAATGTCCCTGAATTTGACAAACTCCGCGAGTATTCACGGTTTCCGGAATTAAACGGTAAGACTTTGTTTAAATGAAAAAAACACTTATTTGTTGCTTATACATGATAGCCTCGATTTTTAGTATTACACAAAGTTATGCATGGGATATTGCAGCGGAGAATCTTTTTTTTGTACAGGAAAACGAGGGGATAAATAAACACGTTATCCCGAAGGTACCGGTTCAACCCGCGCAAACACAGCTTAAATGGTACGACTACTGGCTTTTACCCGGGCTAACATTCAGTAATTTACCGCAGCAATTGTCATCACACGGATTTGCGTTGTCTACATTAACAACCGCAGCGCTTATGCGCAATAACAAAACGGTATTTAACACGTTTGATCTCAATCTGCGGAATGATACAATCACCGCTGTAAGCCCGTATATAACATTCCTTGGTGACGGATGGTTCCACCTGGGTTTAGCGTCAGGGTTATACACTTTAGGAATGGTTACGGGTAATGACCGCGAAAAACTTACCGCGAGGATGATGACAGAAGCAATACTATTGTCAGGTATACAAGTAAATGAGTTAAAGATTATAACAGGATACAACCGCCCGTTTCAGCCTGTACACATGGGAATTGACGATACGTACCCGTTCAGAAATGACTCATTTCCATCGGGGCATACGAGTAACATATTTTCTGTAGCGACGGTACTATCCGAAGTGTACGGCACACCGTGGCTGTACTACACAATTGCTGTATTAACAGGTATCAGCAGGATGTACCAGCACTCACACTGGCCGGCGGATGTTGTTGCCGGCGCGGTACTCGGCCACGCAGCGGGACGGCATGTATTGCAGTCTCACGGGATAAAACCTGGTGAAAACACTGTTCTCGACGGATGGAATTTCCGGTCACGGTGGGAAGCCGGGACATCACAGTCTTACACTTCAGGCTCGGCTTGTTTTGAAGCAAAACAAAAATACGGGTTTGGGACCGCAAATTTTTGTTCTATATTTACCAAAACATGGGGTGATAGTTTAGATACTGAAATATACTTTGCGTATGGTAAAACAATAGATCCTGACCAGGGTAAAGAACGGTATCTTACACTACTAGAACCTTACTTGAACAACGATATGTTTGTTTCAAGTATAAAGCTGGAACACAAAACATCCGACGATATTGTTACGGGAGTCAAGGTTGCGGTGAATGATATTGAGTATGAACCCCACGAAATGGTTTATCAGCAGGTAATTAACAACATTGTTTTTGAACCCTTTTGTACAATTTATAAAACATCACCGGTTAATTTACAACTAAGCGCTTTTTATAATTATGACGACGATTTGGCGTGGAGAAATAAAACAGCGGGTGGTGCAAGAATTGCTGCAACGTATAACAAAAACAGGGTATATGCCAACCTAAGCGGCAGTGTATTATATTATAATATTGACACTGACTGGCTAAGTAATCCTTTTTGGAAAATAGGATACGATTTAGCTGGCAGAGCGGACTACAACTTCCCAACGGGTACTGTTTTAGGTGCGAAAGGAAAGTATGCGGTAAGTTATGATTATGATTCGTTTAATACAGTCCTGGAGTTGAAACAACACATTTCTGATAGTCTCTCCATAAAATTATCCCATCAAGTTCTATACTATAATTATAAAGGCATAATCGCAGCAATATACATCCCTTCTCAAACTTTTAACACCACAGCGTTAACTTTCATCTTCGAGTTTTAAACAAAACAATCTCTTATACTCTGATTATGTGCTATAATATATAATTATGGCAACATTTAAGGAAATAAAACCGCGGATATCCGCCGTTGTATTTGACGTCGATAATGTATTGGTAATGAGCGAACACCTACACTACGAATCATGGTGCCGCGTATTCGCGAAACATGGCTTGAAAGACGAAACGAAAACCGGTGATCTTTATCCCGGGATCGGTATACCTGATATGGACTACCTAAAAATGACATTCCCGTCGTTAAAACCAAAAGAACTGGTAAACATTATGCACGAAAAATGGGATGCGTATCTGGATATAATAAAAGAAAAAATCAAGCCGGACAGCAGAACCAACGCTATCCTTGACAACCTAAAACTGCGGTATAAACTCTGTGCTGCCTCGTCGACAAACCGTGACGCCGTGGAACTCGTACTGACTTCAACCGGGATACTGCAAAAACTTGAGTTTATGCTCGGGAAAGAGGATGTAAAAAAACATAAACCCGAACCGGATGTGTACTTATTAGCATCCAAAAAACTCGGGCTACCACCGTATAAATGCGTTGCAGTTGAAGACTCTCTTGCGGGTGTGGAATCCGCGAAAACCGCAGGGATGTACTGTATCGCAATCACCACAAGTTTTCCCAGGAAACGGTTAGAGACAGCCCGCGCGGATATTGTCATTGACAAGTTTGAAGAACTAAAGCAGTTATTGTAGTATATTCTCAATAATATCGGAGGATCTTTTATCGATGAAAAACAGTATTTATTCATTATTTACCGTCGTGTTCTCAGTTATTTTTGTTATATCACCTTCCTACGCCGGTAATACGCTCATCAGTACATTGAATGACCAGGCGGAGGTCTCGGTTACGGTATACAATTCCAACCTCGGATTAGTAAAAGACCTTCGTAAGCTCAACCTACCGGTTGGTACCGGTGAACTACGTTTTTCAGACGTAGCCTCAGGTATTATGCCTGTAACTGTGAGAGCAAAATCGTTGAACCTGCCAACTGACTTCAATGTTATTGAACAAAACTTTGAGTACGACCTTATCAATTCAAAGAAGTTGTTGGATAAATATATAGGTAAAAAGATTAAGATCATCACATGGAACGAGTTTCAGGATAGAAAAACTGTTACTGAAGCCGAACTATTGAGTAACAACGACGGGCCGATATACAAAATTAATGACGAAATATATCTTGGTTATCCCGGGTATAAGGTAGTCCCGGATTTACCCGAAAACTTTGTTGCAAAACCAACACTTATGTGGTTATACAACAACAAAACGGCTTCTATCCATAATATTGAAGTATCATACCTTACCTCGGGGATTTCGTGGAAGGCGGATTATGTACTTACACTAAATAAAGACGATACTTCAGCTGATCTTGCAGGCTGGGTTACCGTCGATAACCGCAGCGGTGCGATGTACAAAGACGCAACACTGAAACTTGTTGCCGGGGAAGTTAACCGCGTAAATGACAATGATCGCGATATGGTAGCGTTTGCTGGTTATTCGAAGATGAAAGCCGCCAGTATGCCAGCTCCGCAGTTTGAAGAAAAAGAGTTTTTTGAGTATCACATATACGACCTCCAGAGGAAGACTACCATAAAGAATAACCAAACAAAACAGGTAAGTTTACTTGAAGCTATGGATGTCGGCACAAAAAAAGAATACCTTACCTATGGCCAGCGGTACTACCGCGGTTATCATAACGATGACACACAAAAACAACCGGTTAATGTTTACGTAAGTTTAAAGAATAATAAAGAGTCAAACCTCGGAATGCCGTTACCCGCCGGGACAGTTAGGTTGTACAAGAAAGACTCTGCCGGAAGTTTACAGTTTGTTGGTGAGGACAGTATTAAGCATACACCAAAAGATGAGGATGTGAGATTAAGGGTGGGTGAAGCGTTTGATATCGTATGTGAACGCAAACTAGTTGACTATAAAGAAATCTCATCCCGCCAGCATGAGTACGAATGGGAAGTAACTATCCGTAACCGCAAAGAAAACACTGATATCAATGTTGGCATAATAGAACCCGTATACGGCACATGGGAGATCATTAGCAAGTCTCATCCGTTCAAAAAACATGATGCGTTTACGTTACGGTTTGACGTTGTTGTAACTAAAGAAACCAAACTACGGTACCGTGTAAGAGTAGGGCTATAAGGAGCGAATGTTTCACGTGAAACAATTGAATGTTTTACTGGTGAACCCGTGGATATACGACTTCACGGCATACGATCTCTGGGCGAAACCGTTGGGGTTATTGTACATCGCAGGAATACTCCAGAAGTACGGGTATAATGTTACACTTATAGACTGTATGGACCGCCACCATCCCGGGATGAAAGCTGTAGAGGGTTACACTCCGAAATCCGAAGATAACGGTTGCGGGCAGTACTATACTGTGGAAGTAAATAAACCTGCAACCCTGGCACAGATACCCAGAAAGTATCACCGTATTGGGATGCCGGAGAACGTGTTTGTATCAGCCTTATCCTCTGTTTCGACCCCCGATATTATCCTTGTTACCAGCGGGATGACGTATTGGTACCAGGGAGTTAAAGAAACTGTTGAGGTCCTCAAGAAAATGTATCCCGGTAAAACTATTATCATCGGTGGTACTTACGCGACTTTGTGTTATAACCATGCAGTAGCAAACCTGGAATCCGGTATGGTAAAAGTATATAAAGGCGGTGACCTCGCGGAACTTATAAAAATAGTGCATATCGTAAACGATATTGAACCCCCGATGGATGCTGAAAATTATACTGACTTCCGTAACTACCCTGCGCCGTGGTATGATGCGTATATGGACCCGTTATTATACATCGCATACAGAACGTCTATTGGCTGTATTAACCGCTGTACGTACTGCGGTGTCAACCAGCTTGCGAAAGTTCCAAGGATAAAAGCTTATAAAACCGTGGTGGATGAACTCCGGCAGGTGTTATACAAACGCCAGGTTAGGAACGTAGCGTTCTACGATGACGCGTTGTTCCAGTCCGCAAATCGTGCGGAAGAATTTTTGTCGGAACTCGTACTTGCGAAACTTGACGGATATAAATACCACACACCAAACGGCCTTGCACCGAGGATGATAACAAAATCCGTAGCGTTGCTTATGAAACGCGTAGGGTTTATTCGGCCAAGGCTAAGTTTTGAGTCATCAAATCCGATCACACAAAAAAACAGCGGGGATAAAATCAATAATTTTGATTTTGAGAACGCAGTACAAAACCTCATCACTGCGGGATATCCTATGCAGGATATCGGAGTATATGTACTAGCCGGGCTCCCGTATGAAGGATTTGATGATGTAAAAAGAACTATTCAGTATATCGGCAAAATGGGGATTGAACCGATATTGGTAGAGTATTCACCGATACCGGG
This window of the Elusimicrobiota bacterium genome carries:
- a CDS encoding DUF4139 domain-containing protein — encoded protein: MKNSIYSLFTVVFSVIFVISPSYAGNTLISTLNDQAEVSVTVYNSNLGLVKDLRKLNLPVGTGELRFSDVASGIMPVTVRAKSLNLPTDFNVIEQNFEYDLINSKKLLDKYIGKKIKIITWNEFQDRKTVTEAELLSNNDGPIYKINDEIYLGYPGYKVVPDLPENFVAKPTLMWLYNNKTASIHNIEVSYLTSGISWKADYVLTLNKDDTSADLAGWVTVDNRSGAMYKDATLKLVAGEVNRVNDNDRDMVAFAGYSKMKAASMPAPQFEEKEFFEYHIYDLQRKTTIKNNQTKQVSLLEAMDVGTKKEYLTYGQRYYRGYHNDDTQKQPVNVYVSLKNNKESNLGMPLPAGTVRLYKKDSAGSLQFVGEDSIKHTPKDEDVRLRVGEAFDIVCERKLVDYKEISSRQHEYEWEVTIRNRKENTDINVGIIEPVYGTWEIISKSHPFKKHDAFTLRFDVVVTKETKLRYRVRVGL
- a CDS encoding glycosyltransferase encodes the protein MENTKKKVLILTASYGSGHNAAAKGLLKAFGDVFPNEIDAEIIDLTKVGNPKATKLWMSLYETAMLRYIRLWDSLLHFTDTFQGATRFFDMISHASYGDMEEVLEQKKPDIFVSVHPYWTPFITKYNAKYGKEHRLIEIVTDSIAVHCSWYLQMPDFYIVPNEETKEVMIKKDVPDNIIRTYGFPVNTLLGKPVDKIKMLADLGLQAERTTFMVNFGLGEIGNIRKLFEFIVTQKDKKVQVIAICGKRDDIYKQLSARKYDIPVKIIGWTDKMYDFLRLSDIVISKSGGAIVMESIAAGKPILNPEFSPYQEQGNSALLLKYNAGYLQPNINKMLAFVKEIVDNPAKAVALQNGAKKLSNPFAAENIAKFVYELLSTR
- a CDS encoding phosphatase PAP2 family protein, whose product is MKKTLICCLYMIASIFSITQSYAWDIAAENLFFVQENEGINKHVIPKVPVQPAQTQLKWYDYWLLPGLTFSNLPQQLSSHGFALSTLTTAALMRNNKTVFNTFDLNLRNDTITAVSPYITFLGDGWFHLGLASGLYTLGMVTGNDREKLTARMMTEAILLSGIQVNELKIITGYNRPFQPVHMGIDDTYPFRNDSFPSGHTSNIFSVATVLSEVYGTPWLYYTIAVLTGISRMYQHSHWPADVVAGAVLGHAAGRHVLQSHGIKPGENTVLDGWNFRSRWEAGTSQSYTSGSACFEAKQKYGFGTANFCSIFTKTWGDSLDTEIYFAYGKTIDPDQGKERYLTLLEPYLNNDMFVSSIKLEHKTSDDIVTGVKVAVNDIEYEPHEMVYQQVINNIVFEPFCTIYKTSPVNLQLSAFYNYDDDLAWRNKTAGGARIAATYNKNRVYANLSGSVLYYNIDTDWLSNPFWKIGYDLAGRADYNFPTGTVLGAKGKYAVSYDYDSFNTVLELKQHISDSLSIKLSHQVLYYNYKGIIAAIYIPSQTFNTTALTFIFEF
- a CDS encoding B12-binding domain-containing radical SAM protein, with the translated sequence MKQLNVLLVNPWIYDFTAYDLWAKPLGLLYIAGILQKYGYNVTLIDCMDRHHPGMKAVEGYTPKSEDNGCGQYYTVEVNKPATLAQIPRKYHRIGMPENVFVSALSSVSTPDIILVTSGMTYWYQGVKETVEVLKKMYPGKTIIIGGTYATLCYNHAVANLESGMVKVYKGGDLAELIKIVHIVNDIEPPMDAENYTDFRNYPAPWYDAYMDPLLYIAYRTSIGCINRCTYCGVNQLAKVPRIKAYKTVVDELRQVLYKRQVRNVAFYDDALFQSANRAEEFLSELVLAKLDGYKYHTPNGLAPRMITKSVALLMKRVGFIRPRLSFESSNPITQKNSGDKINNFDFENAVQNLITAGYPMQDIGVYVLAGLPYEGFDDVKRTIQYIGKMGIEPILVEYSPIPGTPDWAQCGFPPNTDPVWHNNTAYHFLRVDMGTRLQELKDLAHSFWR
- a CDS encoding HAD family phosphatase, with the protein product MATFKEIKPRISAVVFDVDNVLVMSEHLHYESWCRVFAKHGLKDETKTGDLYPGIGIPDMDYLKMTFPSLKPKELVNIMHEKWDAYLDIIKEKIKPDSRTNAILDNLKLRYKLCAASSTNRDAVELVLTSTGILQKLEFMLGKEDVKKHKPEPDVYLLASKKLGLPPYKCVAVEDSLAGVESAKTAGMYCIAITTSFPRKRLETARADIVIDKFEELKQLL